A region of Methyloversatilis discipulorum DNA encodes the following proteins:
- a CDS encoding Fis family transcriptional regulator produces the protein MSGRSDIAECVRHSLERYFRDLDGEAPSDIYDMVLRQMERPMLEVVMREAEGNQTRAADMLGMNRNTLRRKLTDHGMI, from the coding sequence ATGAGCGGACGCAGTGACATTGCCGAGTGCGTGAGGCACTCGCTGGAACGTTATTTCCGCGATCTGGATGGCGAGGCGCCGAGCGACATCTATGACATGGTCCTGCGCCAGATGGAGCGCCCCATGCTCGAGGTGGTGATGCGCGAAGCCGAAGGCAACCAGACGCGCGCTGCCGACATGCTCGGCATGAACCGCAACACGCTGCGGCGCAAGCTCACCGACCACGGCATGATCTGA
- the dusB gene encoding tRNA dihydrouridine synthase DusB, with protein MQFVGFNLRNNLFVAPMAGVTDRPFRQLCKKLGAGLAVSEMVTSNSLLYGSAKTQRRANHDGEVAPISVQIAGADPKMMADAARHNVDRGAQIIDINMGCPAKKICNVMAGSALMQDEPLVERILEAVVKAVPDTPVTLKMRTGWNRDNKNAPMLARVAEHCGIRALAIHGRTRADQYTGHAEYDTIRAVKAAVNIPVIANGDITTPQKAREVLTISGADGVMVGRAAQGRPWIFREIEHFLATGELLAPPEVAEIHRVCREHIEDLYGFYGTDSGVRIARKHISWYTKGLVGSAAFRHAMNQLEGTTAQLAAIDEFFGRMAADNDRLAYEPESTEDETQVLAA; from the coding sequence ATGCAGTTCGTCGGCTTCAACCTGCGGAACAACCTTTTCGTCGCGCCCATGGCCGGCGTGACCGATAGACCCTTCCGCCAGCTGTGCAAGAAGCTGGGTGCCGGACTGGCCGTATCGGAAATGGTCACGTCCAATTCCCTGCTCTACGGCAGCGCGAAGACGCAGCGCCGCGCGAACCACGACGGCGAGGTGGCACCGATTTCGGTACAGATCGCCGGCGCCGACCCGAAGATGATGGCCGACGCGGCCCGCCACAACGTGGACCGCGGCGCGCAGATCATCGACATCAACATGGGCTGTCCGGCGAAGAAGATCTGCAACGTGATGGCCGGATCGGCGCTGATGCAGGACGAGCCGCTGGTCGAGCGCATCCTCGAAGCCGTGGTCAAGGCAGTGCCGGACACCCCGGTCACGCTGAAGATGCGCACCGGCTGGAACCGTGACAACAAGAACGCACCGATGCTGGCGCGCGTGGCCGAGCACTGCGGCATCCGCGCGCTGGCCATCCACGGCCGCACGCGCGCCGACCAGTACACCGGCCACGCCGAGTACGACACCATCCGCGCGGTAAAGGCCGCCGTGAACATTCCGGTGATCGCCAACGGCGACATCACGACGCCGCAGAAGGCACGCGAGGTGCTGACCATCAGCGGCGCCGACGGCGTCATGGTCGGCCGCGCCGCCCAGGGCCGGCCTTGGATCTTCCGCGAGATCGAACACTTCCTCGCCACCGGCGAACTGCTGGCACCGCCCGAAGTGGCGGAAATCCACCGCGTCTGCCGCGAACACATCGAAGACCTGTATGGCTTCTATGGCACCGACAGCGGCGTGCGCATCGCCCGCAAGCACATATCCTGGTACACGAAGGGTCTGGTCGGCTCCGCCGCCTTCCGCCACGCGATGAACCAGCTCGAAGGCACGACCGCGCAGCTGGCGGCCATCGACGAATTCTTTGGCCGCATGGCGGCCGACAACGACAGGCTCGCCTACGAGCCGGAATCCACCGAAGACGAGACGCAGGTACTGGCCGCCTGA
- a CDS encoding MBOAT family O-acyltransferase, producing the protein MLFNSYAFLFAFLPVALAGYFLLGRRSITLAAGWLALASLFFYGWWDARYLPLLIGSILFNYLTGRAIATRAGTPAAGRLLALGITADLALLVGYKYSALFIDTANRMAGLGLPVPDIVLPLGISFFTFTQIAFLVDAWAGKVHETRLVSYTLFVTYFPHLIAGPVLHHGEMMPQFEKARNFRPHLNNFLIGGSIFVFGLAKKVLLADNLAPLAGAVFDRSSDPGLLVAWGGVLAYTFQLYFDFSGYSDMAIGLSRLFGVKLPLNFDSPYKAATISDFWRRWHMTLSRFLRDYLYIPLGGNKHGPLRRYGNLMVTMLLGGLWHGAGWNFLLWGGLHGAYLCIQHAWSSMFRLPRPLAVLVTFVAVVVAWVFFRATSLPVALDLLAGMAGVHGVGLPEAIGLRLGPLAPVLQRLGVEFYGGGGEQFVTTWIWVTVAAVIAFACPNTQQIHARLRPAIENVRPLRRGLHFSLRPRWAIGLGLASTLCVLALSRPSEFLYFQF; encoded by the coding sequence ATGCTGTTCAATTCCTACGCCTTCCTGTTCGCCTTCCTGCCCGTCGCGCTGGCGGGCTACTTCCTGCTCGGCCGGCGCTCGATCACGCTGGCGGCTGGCTGGCTGGCGCTGGCGTCGCTGTTCTTCTACGGCTGGTGGGACGCGCGCTACCTGCCGCTGCTGATCGGCTCCATCCTGTTCAACTACCTGACCGGCCGGGCCATCGCGACGCGCGCCGGCACGCCGGCCGCCGGCCGCCTGCTGGCACTGGGCATCACGGCCGACCTCGCGTTGCTGGTGGGCTACAAGTACAGCGCGCTGTTCATCGACACCGCCAACAGGATGGCCGGGCTGGGCCTGCCGGTGCCCGACATCGTGCTGCCGCTGGGCATTTCCTTCTTCACCTTCACGCAGATCGCCTTCCTCGTCGACGCCTGGGCTGGCAAGGTGCATGAGACGCGGCTGGTCAGCTACACGCTGTTCGTAACCTACTTCCCGCACCTGATCGCCGGGCCGGTGCTGCATCACGGCGAAATGATGCCGCAGTTCGAAAAGGCCCGGAATTTCCGCCCGCATCTGAACAACTTCCTGATCGGCGGCAGCATTTTCGTGTTCGGTCTGGCGAAGAAGGTGCTGCTCGCCGACAACCTGGCGCCGCTCGCCGGCGCGGTATTCGACCGCAGCAGCGACCCCGGTCTGCTGGTCGCCTGGGGCGGCGTGCTGGCCTACACCTTCCAGCTCTACTTCGACTTCTCCGGCTACTCGGACATGGCCATCGGCCTGTCGCGCCTGTTCGGCGTCAAGCTGCCACTGAACTTCGACTCGCCCTACAAGGCAGCCACCATTTCCGACTTCTGGCGGCGCTGGCACATGACCCTGTCGCGCTTCCTGCGCGACTACCTCTACATCCCGCTCGGCGGCAACAAGCACGGGCCGCTGCGCCGCTACGGCAACCTGATGGTGACCATGCTGCTCGGCGGTCTGTGGCACGGCGCCGGCTGGAACTTCCTGCTGTGGGGCGGCCTGCACGGCGCCTATCTGTGCATCCAGCACGCCTGGTCGTCGATGTTCCGGCTGCCGCGACCGCTTGCGGTGCTGGTCACCTTCGTTGCGGTGGTGGTCGCCTGGGTGTTCTTCCGCGCCACCAGCCTGCCGGTCGCGCTCGATCTGCTGGCGGGCATGGCAGGCGTACATGGCGTCGGCCTGCCGGAGGCGATCGGCCTGCGCCTCGGCCCGCTGGCGCCGGTGCTGCAGCGCCTCGGTGTCGAGTTCTATGGCGGCGGCGGGGAGCAGTTCGTCACCACCTGGATCTGGGTGACGGTCGCGGCCGTCATCGCCTTCGCCTGCCCGAACACGCAACAGATCCACGCGCGTCTCAGACCGGCGATCGAGAACGTGCGACCACTGCGCCGCGGTCTGCACTTCTCGCTGCGTCCGCGCTGGGCGATCGGACTGGGCCTCGCCAGCACGCTGTGTGTGCTGGCGCTGTCGCGGCCGTCCGAATTCCTCTACTTCCAGTTCTGA
- a CDS encoding FAD-dependent monooxygenase: MSEVVVAPPLDAFIVGAGPVGLAAGCALRAAGLQVLVADAGTAERALEDSRVIALSAGSRDILRTLQAWPAADATPIGTIHISQRGHFGRTELRAADYGLDALGHVARAGTVVRALRSRAQALGLDVRHELAVTGAREDGDVVQVDTAAATFATRVLIWCEGRIADDEALVRSRDYGQHAVIALATPVRPHGHVAFERFTPDGPVALLPCGRDYAVVFTCAAAEATALRDEPDAQFLARLSAALGGRVQFSGLGPRSAWPLTLRMRAEVVRGHQVWLGNAAQTLHPVAGQGLNLALRDVGQLAECLLPVLARGEGDIAAVLERYGRLRRTDRAATGGFTDALVRIFGIGAGHPLLGPLAGHARGAALALLDACPPARQFIGRRMMFGARGW, translated from the coding sequence ATGAGCGAGGTCGTCGTCGCACCGCCGCTCGATGCCTTCATCGTCGGCGCCGGTCCGGTCGGGCTGGCCGCCGGCTGCGCCTTGCGCGCCGCCGGCCTGCAGGTGCTGGTCGCCGACGCTGGCACGGCCGAGCGCGCGCTGGAAGACAGCCGCGTGATCGCGCTGTCGGCCGGCTCGCGCGACATCCTGCGCACACTGCAGGCCTGGCCGGCCGCCGACGCGACGCCGATCGGCACCATCCACATTTCGCAGCGCGGCCATTTCGGCCGCACCGAACTGCGCGCCGCCGACTACGGCCTCGACGCGCTGGGCCACGTTGCCCGCGCCGGCACCGTGGTGCGTGCCTTGCGCAGCCGCGCGCAGGCGCTCGGCCTGGATGTGCGGCACGAACTCGCGGTCACCGGCGCCCGCGAGGACGGCGACGTGGTCCAGGTCGACACCGCTGCCGCCACCTTCGCCACACGGGTACTGATCTGGTGCGAAGGCCGCATCGCCGACGACGAAGCACTGGTGCGCAGCCGCGACTACGGTCAGCACGCAGTGATCGCGCTGGCCACGCCGGTGCGTCCGCACGGTCACGTCGCTTTTGAGCGCTTCACGCCGGACGGACCGGTCGCGCTGCTGCCCTGCGGCCGCGACTACGCCGTCGTATTCACCTGTGCGGCGGCCGAAGCCACCGCACTGCGCGACGAGCCGGATGCGCAGTTCCTGGCCCGCCTGTCGGCCGCGCTCGGCGGCCGCGTGCAGTTTTCCGGACTCGGCCCGCGCAGTGCCTGGCCACTGACGTTGCGCATGCGCGCCGAGGTCGTACGCGGACATCAGGTCTGGCTGGGCAATGCCGCCCAGACGCTGCATCCGGTGGCCGGCCAGGGGCTGAATCTCGCACTGCGCGACGTCGGCCAGCTGGCCGAGTGCCTGCTCCCGGTGCTGGCGCGCGGCGAAGGCGACATTGCCGCGGTGCTCGAACGCTACGGCCGGCTGCGCCGCACCGACCGTGCGGCGACCGGCGGTTTTACCGACGCGCTGGTGCGCATCTTCGGCATCGGTGCCGGCCACCCGCTGCTCGGCCCGCTGGCCGGTCACGCCCGCGGCGCCGCGCTGGCCCTGCTCGACGCCTGCCCGCCGGCCCGCCAGTTCATCGGCCGGCGCATGATGTTCGGCGCGCGCGGTTGGTAA
- the pepP gene encoding Xaa-Pro aminopeptidase codes for MHPYSERRARLIERMGTGVAVIATAPERARNRDTHYGYRHDSYFYYLTGFAEPEAVLVLVAGDSPRSILFCREKNEEREIWDGWRHGPGAAREKFGFDEAYVYGELDAKLPDLLANQPRLHYVIGEDAAWDQRMMAALNAVRAQVRAGRQAPAELLDIRQPLDDMRLIKDLHEQALMRRAADISARAHRRAMQATRPGAMEYEIEAEILHEFRRSGSEAPAYGSIVAGGANACVLHYVSNDAELRGGDLLLIDAGCELGGYASDITRTWPVSGRFNAAQREVYQLVLDSQTAAFAEVKPGARFIDYHDAAVKVLAQGMLDLGLLQGSLDEVIDKGDYRRFYMHRTGHWLGMDVHDAGEYRPRGGGPNEWRALEAGMVLTVEPGCYIRPADDVPEAFWNIGIRIEDDVIVTADGCDIYTAAAPKTVADIEAVMAEARG; via the coding sequence ATGCATCCCTATTCCGAACGCCGCGCCCGCCTGATCGAACGCATGGGGACGGGCGTGGCCGTCATTGCCACCGCCCCCGAACGCGCGCGCAACCGCGACACCCACTACGGCTACCGCCACGACAGCTATTTCTACTACCTGACCGGCTTCGCCGAACCGGAAGCGGTGCTGGTGCTGGTTGCCGGCGACAGCCCGCGCAGCATCCTGTTCTGCCGCGAAAAGAACGAGGAAAGGGAAATCTGGGACGGCTGGCGGCATGGCCCCGGCGCCGCGCGCGAGAAATTCGGCTTCGACGAGGCCTATGTATATGGCGAACTGGACGCGAAGCTGCCCGATCTGCTGGCCAACCAGCCGCGCCTGCACTACGTGATCGGCGAGGACGCGGCCTGGGATCAGCGCATGATGGCCGCGCTGAACGCGGTGCGCGCCCAGGTACGCGCCGGCCGCCAGGCACCGGCCGAACTGCTGGACATCCGCCAGCCGCTGGACGACATGCGGCTGATCAAGGATCTGCACGAACAGGCGCTGATGCGCCGCGCCGCCGACATTTCCGCCCGCGCCCACCGGCGCGCGATGCAGGCCACCCGCCCGGGCGCGATGGAATACGAGATCGAGGCGGAAATCCTGCACGAGTTCCGCCGCAGCGGTTCGGAGGCACCGGCCTACGGTTCCATCGTGGCCGGCGGCGCCAACGCCTGCGTGCTGCACTACGTATCGAACGACGCCGAACTGCGCGGCGGCGATCTGCTGCTGATCGACGCCGGCTGCGAACTGGGCGGCTACGCCTCGGACATCACCCGCACCTGGCCGGTCAGCGGCCGCTTCAACGCGGCACAGCGCGAAGTCTATCAACTGGTGCTGGATTCGCAGACCGCCGCCTTCGCCGAGGTGAAGCCGGGCGCGCGCTTCATCGACTACCACGACGCCGCGGTCAAGGTGCTGGCGCAGGGCATGCTGGACCTCGGACTGCTCCAGGGCTCGCTGGACGAAGTGATCGACAAGGGCGACTACCGCCGCTTCTACATGCACCGCACCGGCCACTGGCTGGGCATGGACGTGCATGACGCCGGCGAGTACCGTCCGCGCGGCGGCGGCCCGAACGAATGGCGCGCGCTCGAAGCGGGCATGGTGCTGACGGTCGAGCCCGGCTGCTACATCCGGCCGGCCGACGACGTGCCGGAGGCCTTCTGGAACATCGGCATCCGCATCGAGGACGACGTCATCGTCACCGCCGACGGCTGCGACATCTACACCGCGGCCGCGCCCAAGACCGTTGCCGACATCGAAGCCGTGATGGCCGAGGCGCGCGGATGA
- a CDS encoding thermostable hemolysin: MPHTAALIALTPLQARSGGSASLRACVIGLRMPDDEGEPVLEVLGHGHPARASLERFIAGCFFRSYGAVIRHFADTLLGVRGADGQWQAALGYSLPVARPHVFVEQYLDLPLEQALSAVLREPVARAALAEVGNMAATSAGMGRQLIALATRHLYARGLDYVVFTATRALANSFVRLGIPIFPVAPADPARLHDGEEGWGSYYRNSPTVMVGRIVSGLHTVGEQAA, from the coding sequence ATGCCGCACACCGCCGCGCTGATTGCACTGACCCCGCTGCAGGCCCGTTCCGGAGGGAGCGCCTCATTGCGCGCCTGCGTCATCGGGCTGCGCATGCCCGACGATGAGGGCGAACCCGTTCTGGAAGTGCTCGGCCACGGTCACCCGGCGCGGGCCTCGCTCGAACGTTTCATCGCCGGCTGCTTCTTCCGCAGCTACGGCGCGGTGATCCGGCACTTCGCCGACACGCTGCTCGGTGTGCGCGGTGCCGACGGCCAGTGGCAGGCTGCGCTGGGCTATTCGCTGCCGGTGGCAAGACCGCATGTGTTCGTCGAACAGTATCTGGACCTGCCGCTCGAACAGGCGCTGTCGGCGGTGCTGCGCGAGCCGGTTGCGCGGGCCGCGCTGGCCGAGGTCGGCAATATGGCGGCGACCTCCGCCGGCATGGGGCGCCAGCTGATCGCGCTGGCCACCCGCCACCTGTACGCGCGCGGTCTCGATTACGTGGTGTTCACCGCCACCCGCGCGCTGGCCAATTCCTTCGTCCGCCTCGGCATCCCCATCTTTCCGGTGGCACCGGCCGATCCGGCACGGCTGCACGACGGCGAGGAGGGCTGGGGCAGCTACTACCGCAACAGCCCGACCGTCATGGTCGGCCGCATCGTCAGCGGCCTGCACACCGTGGGCGAGCAGGCCGCATGA
- a CDS encoding AMP-binding protein → MSGEQLSPSLAGCDGVLDAAAAAARVDTLARELRAHSGEVVALLADNSPDWLLADRTVRMAGRVLLPLPTFFTDAQCRHALDAAGARLLLTDDPARAAALGAERVATEAAGTLSLFGRGKVAAMTLPPGTAKITFTSGTTGQPKGVCLSTEQLSAVSRSVAGVARELGIRRHLCMLPLAVLLENVAGADAAWLAGAQCVVPPLAEVGLSGSSRFDPRAALAAIERWQPDSLILLPQMLTALVAAVDAGLPAPRGLKLVAVGGARVSPDLITRARALGIPACEGYGLSEAGSVVALNLPSDPPGAVGRVLPHLRVELSARGEILVDGPRLPGYLGAPALPDGPLATGDIGHLDTAGRLHVTGRLKHQIITSFGRNVSPEWPEAELLASPAVAQVVVFGEARPTLAAVIVPRGDLPDAALDTAVAAANARLPDYARIGVYLRADSPFSPANGLATDNGRVRRDAVWSCYGDRIADLYECGDARGENRHVLS, encoded by the coding sequence ATGAGCGGCGAACAGCTGTCGCCCTCGCTCGCCGGCTGCGACGGCGTGCTCGACGCCGCTGCGGCGGCTGCGCGTGTCGATACGCTGGCGCGCGAACTGCGTGCGCATAGCGGCGAAGTCGTCGCTCTGCTCGCCGACAACAGCCCGGACTGGCTGCTGGCCGACCGCACGGTGCGCATGGCCGGCCGCGTGCTGCTGCCGCTGCCCACCTTCTTCACCGACGCCCAGTGCCGGCACGCACTCGACGCCGCCGGTGCGCGCCTGCTGCTCACCGATGACCCGGCGCGCGCCGCCGCACTGGGCGCCGAACGTGTCGCAACGGAGGCGGCAGGAACGCTGTCGTTGTTCGGCCGCGGCAAGGTGGCGGCGATGACGCTGCCGCCCGGTACCGCCAAGATCACCTTCACCTCGGGCACCACCGGACAGCCCAAGGGCGTGTGCCTGAGCACGGAACAACTGTCGGCGGTCAGCCGGTCGGTGGCCGGCGTCGCGCGCGAGCTGGGCATCCGCCGCCATCTCTGCATGCTGCCGCTCGCCGTGCTGCTGGAGAACGTGGCGGGCGCCGACGCGGCCTGGCTGGCCGGTGCGCAGTGCGTCGTGCCGCCGCTGGCCGAAGTCGGCCTCAGTGGCTCCAGCCGTTTCGACCCGCGTGCGGCGCTGGCAGCGATCGAGCGCTGGCAGCCCGACAGCCTCATCCTGCTGCCGCAGATGCTCACCGCGCTGGTGGCGGCGGTCGATGCCGGGCTGCCGGCGCCACGCGGCCTGAAGCTGGTCGCGGTCGGCGGCGCGCGCGTGTCGCCCGACCTGATCACGCGTGCGCGCGCACTCGGCATTCCAGCCTGCGAGGGCTACGGACTGTCGGAGGCCGGCTCGGTGGTAGCGCTCAACCTGCCGTCCGATCCGCCGGGCGCGGTCGGTCGCGTGCTGCCGCATCTGCGCGTCGAACTGTCGGCGCGCGGCGAAATCCTGGTCGACGGGCCGCGGCTGCCCGGCTATCTCGGCGCACCGGCGCTGCCGGACGGCCCGCTGGCGACTGGCGACATCGGCCACCTGGACACGGCCGGCCGGCTGCACGTGACCGGCCGCCTGAAGCACCAGATCATCACCAGCTTCGGCCGCAATGTATCGCCCGAGTGGCCGGAAGCCGAACTGCTCGCCTCGCCCGCGGTGGCGCAGGTGGTGGTGTTCGGCGAGGCGCGGCCGACGCTGGCTGCGGTCATCGTGCCGCGCGGCGATCTGCCGGACGCTGCGCTCGATACCGCAGTCGCTGCCGCCAATGCACGGCTGCCCGACTACGCACGCATCGGCGTGTACCTGCGCGCCGATTCCCCCTTTTCCCCCGCCAACGGTCTGGCGACCGACAACGGCCGCGTGCGCCGTGACGCGGTGTGGTCCTGCTACGGCGACCGTATCGCCGACCTGTACGAATGCGGGGATGCCCGCGGAGAGAACCGACATGTCCTTTCATGA
- a CDS encoding TenA family transcriptional regulator: MSFHERLQHETAAERAQLLSAPIIQDALAGRVTLRQYRAFLGEAFHHVRHTVPLLMACGARLPARHESLRRAVAEYIDEEIGHEEWILDDIVACGGDRETARMSEPAVETELMVSYAYDCIARKNPVGFFGMVHVLEGTSVQIATTAAERIAQTLHLPPAAFTYLNSHGSLDQDHVRFFATLMDGLDDEDDRQAVIHVARVMFRLYGDIFRALPTCDEACAA, from the coding sequence ATGTCCTTTCATGAACGCCTGCAACACGAAACTGCCGCCGAACGCGCTCAACTGCTGAGCGCGCCCATCATCCAGGACGCGCTGGCCGGCCGTGTCACGCTGCGCCAGTACCGCGCCTTCCTCGGCGAAGCTTTCCACCACGTGCGCCATACGGTGCCGCTGCTGATGGCCTGCGGCGCCCGACTGCCGGCACGGCACGAATCGCTGCGCCGCGCCGTGGCTGAGTACATCGACGAGGAAATCGGTCACGAGGAATGGATACTCGACGACATCGTGGCCTGCGGCGGCGACCGCGAAACGGCGCGCATGTCCGAACCGGCCGTCGAGACCGAACTGATGGTGTCCTACGCCTACGACTGCATCGCACGCAAGAATCCGGTCGGCTTCTTCGGCATGGTGCATGTGCTCGAAGGCACCAGCGTGCAGATCGCGACCACGGCCGCCGAGCGCATCGCGCAGACGCTGCATCTGCCGCCGGCCGCCTTCACCTACCTGAATTCGCACGGCAGCCTGGACCAGGACCACGTGCGCTTCTTCGCCACGCTGATGGATGGCCTCGACGACGAGGACGACCGGCAGGCGGTCATTCACGTGGCGCGCGTGATGTTCCGCCTTTACGGCGACATCTTCCGCGCGCTGCCCACCTGCGACGAGGCGTGCGCGGCATGA
- a CDS encoding SDR family oxidoreductase — protein sequence MTKGLKIVLTGAAGGIGSAMAHALAPRAAALLLVGRDPSKLATLADDLVRRTPGTQVRTVAADLGTAAGRAAVVIAAETLPGGPDLLINNAGVSELAWFEDQSDAQIERIVHTNVVAPMLLTHALLPALHRQQRAQVVNVGSILGDIGHPGSVAYCASKFALRGFTEALRRELAGSRVQLRYLAPRATRTALNSPAQMALNAELGVASDTPEHVAAELLKLLDGARAERHLGWPEKLFVRINRLLPSLVDSSLAKQLSVIRRHAQQGVKS from the coding sequence ATGACCAAGGGACTGAAGATCGTGCTGACCGGCGCGGCCGGCGGCATCGGCAGTGCGATGGCACACGCGCTGGCGCCGCGCGCTGCCGCGCTGCTGCTGGTCGGCCGCGACCCGTCGAAGCTGGCGACGCTGGCCGACGACCTGGTGCGCCGGACGCCCGGCACGCAGGTGCGTACCGTTGCTGCCGATCTCGGCACGGCCGCAGGGCGCGCTGCCGTGGTGATCGCCGCCGAGACGCTGCCCGGCGGGCCCGACCTGCTCATCAACAATGCCGGCGTCAGCGAACTGGCCTGGTTCGAGGACCAGTCGGACGCGCAGATCGAGCGCATCGTGCATACCAATGTTGTCGCGCCGATGCTGCTGACGCACGCGCTGCTGCCGGCGCTGCACCGGCAGCAGCGGGCGCAGGTGGTCAATGTCGGCTCCATCCTCGGCGACATCGGTCACCCGGGCAGCGTCGCCTACTGCGCCAGCAAGTTCGCGCTGCGCGGCTTCACCGAAGCGCTGCGCCGCGAACTGGCGGGCAGCCGCGTGCAGCTGCGCTACCTGGCGCCGCGCGCCACCCGTACCGCGCTGAACAGTCCGGCGCAGATGGCACTGAACGCCGAACTGGGCGTCGCCAGCGATACCCCCGAACACGTTGCCGCCGAATTGCTGAAGCTGCTCGACGGCGCGCGTGCCGAGCGCCATCTGGGCTGGCCCGAAAAGCTGTTCGTCCGCATCAACCGCCTGCTGCCTTCGCTGGTCGATTCCAGCCTGGCGAAGCAGCTGTCCGTCATCCGTCGTCACGCACAACAGGGAGTCAAATCGTGA
- a CDS encoding tetratricopeptide repeat protein, whose protein sequence is MNAFFRASCALFAALVIAPAFAGVDESVAKLQTEWEQIKYRQPADKQEQAFEALSKEAAAVRAEHPDRAEADIWYGIIVASHAGAKGGLGALSLVKDARSALEKALAKNPNALDGSAYTSLGSLYYQVPGWPIGFGDKDKARELLTKALTINPKGIDSNYFMGDFLYRNGEYEKARTSLEAALQAPARPNRPLADEGRRKEIEALLVKVREKLK, encoded by the coding sequence GTGAACGCATTCTTTCGCGCCTCGTGCGCGTTGTTCGCAGCACTGGTCATTGCACCGGCCTTCGCCGGTGTGGACGAGTCGGTCGCCAAGCTGCAGACCGAGTGGGAACAGATCAAGTACCGGCAACCGGCCGACAAGCAGGAACAGGCTTTCGAGGCGCTGAGCAAGGAAGCGGCGGCGGTGCGCGCCGAACATCCGGACCGCGCCGAAGCGGACATCTGGTACGGAATCATCGTCGCCAGCCACGCTGGCGCGAAGGGCGGGCTGGGTGCGCTGTCGCTGGTCAAGGACGCGCGCTCGGCGCTGGAAAAAGCGCTGGCCAAGAACCCGAACGCGCTCGACGGATCGGCCTACACCAGCCTGGGTTCGCTCTACTACCAGGTGCCGGGCTGGCCGATCGGCTTCGGCGACAAGGACAAGGCGCGCGAACTGCTGACCAAGGCGCTGACCATCAATCCGAAGGGCATCGACAGCAACTACTTCATGGGCGACTTCCTGTACCGCAACGGCGAGTACGAGAAGGCACGCACCTCGCTCGAGGCGGCGCTGCAGGCGCCGGCCCGCCCGAACCGTCCGCTGGCTGACGAAGGGCGGCGCAAGGAGATCGAGGCGCTGCTGGTCAAGGTGCGCGAGAAGCTGAAGTAG
- a CDS encoding response regulator yields the protein MKVLLVEDDELLGAGIRDALERARYTVEWVRDGAQALAALRGGGVDMAVLDLGLPRLDGMDVLRRAREAGVTTPVLVLSARDTTAQRIGGLDAGADDYLTKPFDLDELLARLRVLERRTRGTVVNLIRYGSITLDTAGLTVSIDDRPVELQRREFMVLRRLLENIGHVLSRQQLVENIYGWDSDLESNALDVHIHNLRKKFHPELIRTVRGVGYVIDPLPATRQGK from the coding sequence ATGAAGGTTCTGCTGGTTGAAGACGACGAGTTGCTGGGGGCCGGCATCCGCGATGCGCTCGAACGCGCGCGCTACACGGTCGAGTGGGTGCGCGACGGCGCACAGGCGCTGGCCGCGCTGCGCGGCGGCGGCGTCGACATGGCGGTGCTCGATCTCGGCCTGCCACGGCTCGACGGCATGGACGTGCTGCGGCGCGCGCGCGAGGCGGGCGTCACGACGCCGGTGCTGGTGCTCAGCGCCCGTGACACGACGGCGCAGCGCATCGGCGGGCTGGACGCCGGCGCCGACGACTACCTGACCAAGCCCTTCGACCTCGACGAACTGCTGGCCCGGCTGCGGGTGCTCGAACGACGCACCCGCGGCACCGTCGTCAACCTGATTCGCTACGGCAGCATCACGCTGGATACGGCAGGCCTGACGGTGAGCATCGACGACCGGCCGGTCGAACTGCAGCGGCGCGAGTTCATGGTGCTGCGTCGCCTGCTGGAGAACATCGGCCACGTGCTGAGCCGGCAGCAACTGGTGGAGAACATCTACGGCTGGGACAGCGACCTCGAAAGCAATGCGCTGGACGTGCACATCCACAATCTGCGCAAGAAATTCCACCCCGAACTGATACGCACCGTGCGCGGTGTCGGCTACGTGATCGACCCGCTGCCGGCAACTCGGCAGGGCAAGTGA